Proteins found in one Geomonas subterranea genomic segment:
- a CDS encoding SDR family oxidoreductase produces the protein MTGADGQRLFPELWGGVECTLHRVGERFHSQIELSGHLARPSDLELFATLGITALRYPVLWEMVAPDSLDRPDWSFSDQRLSLLRRLGLEPIVGFLHHGSGPRYTSLTDAAFPTLLARYAGMVAARYPWLTSFTPVNEPLTTARFSCLYGHWYPHGRDDRTFVSAVVVQCRGIVEAMRAIRRVIPAARLVMTEDMGRTSSTPLLTYQADYENCRRWLSLDLLGGRVDRDHPLRLWLSQNGATDEDFDYFLRCDTTPDVVGLNYYLTSDRYLDERLERYPATCHGGNDRHRYVDVEAVRACPEGILGHEEVLRLAWLRYGREVALTEVHAGATREDQLRWFHEAWQAALKLCREGVPVRAVTSWALLGSFDWCELLTSMEGRYEPGVFDVRGPAPRPTALATALQQVALVGRAFHPTLASPGWWRRTDRLLPGCRPHPPLRAAPQPGTGGVVVIGKSGTLGRAFSLVCASRCVPCHLLSRAELDITSPQSIAAALDLFAPWAVINAAGFVRVDEAEGDAATCFRENTVGPQILASACARRGIPLVTFSSDLVFDGSKGSPYHETDTVSPLNVYGRSKAEAERRVLRLHPGALLIRTSAFFGPWDRYNFVTTTLNRLARGGTIDAASDLVVSPTYLPDLVHACLDLLVDAAHGIWHVSNDGAVTWAEFAGCCASMAGLDPAAVIPRPASSLGFVARRPPFSALASERGAALPSLQDALSRYFRDAAPPPEAHPPERSRGVETEKGP, from the coding sequence GTGACTGGGGCGGACGGCCAACGGCTCTTTCCCGAACTCTGGGGTGGGGTCGAGTGCACCCTGCACCGGGTGGGGGAGCGCTTCCACAGCCAGATCGAGCTGAGCGGCCACCTGGCGCGCCCATCCGACCTGGAGCTCTTCGCGACCCTCGGGATAACGGCGCTGCGCTACCCGGTGCTCTGGGAGATGGTGGCACCCGACTCCCTGGACCGCCCCGACTGGAGCTTCAGCGACCAACGGCTTTCACTGCTGCGCCGTCTTGGGCTCGAACCCATCGTCGGCTTTTTGCATCACGGCAGCGGGCCGCGCTACACGAGCCTCACCGACGCGGCCTTCCCCACCCTGCTTGCCCGCTACGCCGGGATGGTCGCGGCACGCTACCCCTGGCTCACCTCGTTCACCCCGGTCAACGAACCGCTCACCACCGCACGCTTCAGCTGCCTCTACGGTCACTGGTACCCCCACGGGCGCGACGATCGCACCTTCGTCAGCGCGGTCGTCGTGCAGTGCCGGGGGATCGTGGAGGCGATGCGGGCCATCAGGAGGGTCATCCCGGCGGCAAGGCTCGTGATGACCGAGGACATGGGGAGAACCTCGTCGACCCCCCTCCTCACCTACCAGGCCGACTACGAGAACTGCCGCCGGTGGCTGAGCCTCGACCTTCTGGGGGGGCGGGTGGACCGGGATCATCCCCTGCGCCTGTGGCTCTCCCAAAACGGCGCCACCGACGAGGATTTCGACTACTTCCTTCGCTGCGACACGACTCCCGACGTGGTGGGGCTCAACTACTACCTCACCAGCGATCGCTACCTCGACGAACGCCTGGAGCGCTACCCCGCCACATGTCACGGCGGCAACGACCGGCACCGCTACGTCGATGTGGAAGCCGTGCGCGCCTGCCCGGAGGGGATCCTGGGGCACGAGGAGGTGCTCCGCCTGGCCTGGCTGCGCTACGGGCGCGAGGTGGCCCTCACCGAGGTCCATGCGGGCGCCACCAGGGAGGATCAGTTGCGCTGGTTCCACGAGGCGTGGCAGGCCGCGCTGAAGCTGTGCCGGGAGGGGGTTCCCGTGCGGGCGGTCACCTCGTGGGCCCTGCTCGGGTCGTTCGACTGGTGCGAGCTCCTCACCAGCATGGAGGGGAGGTACGAGCCGGGCGTCTTCGACGTGCGCGGTCCCGCTCCCCGCCCCACCGCCCTCGCCACCGCCTTGCAGCAGGTCGCGCTCGTGGGCAGAGCCTTCCACCCCACCCTCGCCAGTCCCGGCTGGTGGCGCCGTACCGACCGGCTCCTCCCCGGCTGCCGCCCGCACCCCCCGCTCCGCGCCGCACCGCAGCCCGGGACCGGAGGGGTGGTGGTGATCGGCAAGAGCGGGACCCTGGGGCGTGCCTTCTCCCTGGTCTGCGCCAGCCGCTGCGTCCCCTGCCATCTCCTTTCCCGCGCCGAACTCGACATCACCTCGCCGCAGTCGATCGCCGCGGCCCTGGACCTCTTCGCCCCCTGGGCGGTCATCAACGCGGCGGGTTTCGTCCGGGTCGACGAGGCGGAGGGGGACGCCGCCACCTGTTTCAGGGAAAACACGGTCGGGCCCCAGATACTCGCCTCGGCCTGCGCCCGCAGAGGCATTCCGCTCGTCACCTTTTCCTCGGACCTGGTCTTCGACGGCAGCAAGGGAAGCCCCTACCACGAGACCGACACGGTTTCCCCGTTGAACGTCTACGGCCGGAGCAAGGCGGAAGCCGAGCGCCGGGTGCTCAGGCTCCATCCGGGAGCGCTGCTGATTCGCACCAGCGCCTTCTTCGGCCCCTGGGACCGGTACAACTTCGTCACGACGACCCTGAACCGCCTCGCCCGGGGAGGTACCATCGATGCCGCCTCCGACCTGGTGGTCTCCCCCACCTACCTCCCCGACCTGGTGCACGCCTGCCTCGACCTGCTGGTGGACGCCGCGCACGGCATCTGGCATGTGAGCAACGACGGGGCGGTTACCTGGGCCGAGTTCGCCGGGTGCTGCGCGAGCATGGCGGGACTCGATCCCGCGGCCGTGATCCCCCGCCCCGCCTCCTCCCTGGGCTTTGTCGCCCGCCGTCCCCCCTTCTCGGCCCTGGCGAGCGAGCGTGGAGCCGCCCTCCCCTCCCTCCAGGACGCCCTCTCCCGCTATTTCCGGGATGCCGCCCCGCCGCCCGAAGCGCACCCCCCGGAGCGGAGCCGTGGCGTAGAGACGGAAAAAGGCCCCTGA
- a CDS encoding methyl-accepting chemotaxis protein, with protein MKFFGNPNRSVLDEQAVEIAKMTQMLDNVDNIVMLCDTTHENRIIYMNRQARALMQQFRSQLNSGLRGADVANAEGNSIHQFHKDPARIRSIFGEPRGRMPHTAEIPIGEITLRTSTYPIWDSRDPSKVLCYMACWNDITAEKAVAQHQREAIDRKEYLETRVTQIATAMEEMSMTVNEVARNTVNAADSAAEVAGNAREGQSVVSQAVSEMRKVAEIVRDSAGIVGNLGEKSAKIGEFVAVINDIADQTNLLALNAAIEAARAGEQGRGFAVVADEVRRLADRTVASTKEIRLMVEEIQKETSLAVESIERGKSEAEVSEALSHQVDSSLANIVHSIEQIEHVIAQIATASEEQAATSTTIASNLEEIVHG; from the coding sequence ATGAAATTCTTCGGCAATCCCAACAGATCCGTCCTCGACGAGCAGGCAGTCGAAATCGCGAAAATGACCCAGATGCTCGACAACGTCGACAACATCGTCATGCTCTGCGACACCACTCACGAAAACAGGATCATCTACATGAACAGGCAGGCCCGGGCCCTGATGCAGCAGTTCCGAAGCCAGTTGAACTCGGGCTTGCGGGGCGCAGACGTGGCCAACGCCGAAGGGAACAGCATTCACCAGTTTCACAAGGACCCGGCACGGATCCGCAGCATCTTCGGCGAACCGCGGGGAAGAATGCCGCACACGGCGGAAATCCCCATAGGCGAAATCACCCTGCGCACCTCGACCTATCCCATCTGGGACAGCCGCGACCCCTCCAAGGTCCTCTGCTACATGGCCTGCTGGAATGACATCACCGCCGAGAAGGCGGTGGCGCAGCATCAGCGCGAGGCCATCGATCGCAAGGAATACCTGGAGACGCGGGTAACCCAGATCGCCACCGCCATGGAAGAGATGAGCATGACGGTGAACGAGGTGGCGCGCAATACCGTGAACGCCGCCGACTCCGCCGCCGAGGTGGCCGGCAACGCCCGCGAGGGGCAGAGCGTGGTGAGCCAGGCCGTGAGCGAGATGCGCAAGGTCGCCGAGATCGTGAGGGATTCGGCCGGGATCGTAGGGAACCTCGGGGAAAAGTCCGCGAAGATAGGGGAGTTCGTGGCGGTGATCAACGACATCGCCGACCAGACCAACCTGCTGGCGCTGAACGCGGCCATCGAGGCGGCCCGCGCCGGCGAGCAGGGACGCGGCTTCGCCGTGGTGGCCGACGAGGTGCGCCGGCTGGCGGACCGCACCGTCGCCTCCACGAAGGAGATCCGGCTCATGGTCGAGGAGATCCAGAAGGAAACCTCCCTGGCGGTGGAATCGATCGAGCGGGGCAAGAGCGAGGCCGAGGTGAGCGAGGCGCTCTCGCACCAGGTCGACAGCTCGCTCGCCAACATCGTCCACTCAATCGAGCAGATCGAACACGTCATCGCGCAGATCGCCACCGCCTCCGAGGAGCAGGCAGCGACCTCGACCACCATAGCCAGCAACCTCGAGGAGATCGTGCACGGGTAA
- the galT gene encoding galactose-1-phosphate uridylyltransferase produces MLYREEMTKPDGRSLTLYGNTPVRLVGPAPSPNREPLQANPHLRWHPLRGEWVAYASYRQGRTFMPPPEYNPLAPTRDPENPTELPQGEYQVAVFDNRFPSLSPAAHDPPPAGVKTAPARGKCEVVVFTKDPSASLAGLPLNHIELLMEVWGDRVALLGGDHCIKYVLPFENKGVEVGVTLHHPHGQIYAYPFVPPVPARMQAEELAHYREKGRPLLEELIEGEAASGERILYLGEHAVSFVPPCARYPYEVWVAPRRAVTGFDKLDPAVRADLARALKTTLLKYDGLWQRPFPYLMAWYGAPTDGHEHPECHLHAEFYPPYRSSDRLKYLAGTELAAGMFANDALPEEKARELRNVEVTL; encoded by the coding sequence ATGCTCTACAGGGAAGAGATGACCAAGCCCGACGGACGCAGCCTCACCCTCTACGGCAACACTCCGGTCCGTCTCGTCGGGCCCGCCCCGAGCCCGAACCGGGAGCCTCTGCAGGCCAACCCGCACCTGCGCTGGCACCCCTTGAGAGGCGAATGGGTCGCCTACGCGAGCTACCGCCAGGGGCGCACCTTCATGCCTCCCCCCGAGTACAACCCGCTCGCCCCCACCCGCGACCCGGAGAACCCGACCGAACTTCCCCAGGGGGAGTACCAGGTGGCGGTGTTCGACAACCGCTTCCCCTCCCTTTCGCCCGCCGCGCACGACCCTCCGCCGGCGGGGGTGAAGACGGCGCCGGCGCGGGGCAAGTGCGAGGTGGTGGTCTTCACCAAGGATCCCTCCGCCTCGCTCGCCGGGCTGCCGCTCAACCACATCGAACTCCTCATGGAGGTATGGGGGGACCGGGTGGCCCTTTTGGGGGGGGATCACTGCATCAAGTACGTGCTCCCCTTCGAGAACAAGGGGGTCGAGGTCGGCGTCACCCTGCACCACCCGCATGGCCAGATCTACGCCTATCCCTTCGTCCCCCCGGTCCCCGCGCGGATGCAGGCCGAGGAACTGGCCCATTACCGGGAGAAGGGGCGCCCGCTGCTCGAGGAGCTCATCGAGGGGGAGGCCGCCTCGGGTGAACGCATCCTCTACCTCGGCGAACACGCCGTCTCCTTCGTCCCCCCGTGCGCCCGCTACCCCTACGAGGTGTGGGTGGCGCCGCGTCGCGCCGTGACCGGTTTCGACAAGCTGGACCCGGCGGTGCGGGCGGACCTGGCCCGGGCGCTGAAGACGACGCTCCTCAAATACGACGGCCTGTGGCAGCGCCCCTTCCCCTACCTGATGGCGTGGTACGGCGCCCCTACCGACGGCCACGAACATCCGGAGTGCCACCTGCACGCCGAGTTCTACCCCCCCTATCGCTCCAGCGACCGGCTCAAGTACCTGGCCGGAACCGAGCTCGCCGCCGGGATGTTCGCCAACGACGCGCTTCCCGAGGAGAAGGCGCGGGAATTGAGGAACGTGGAGGTGACGCTATGA
- a CDS encoding M24 family metallopeptidase, translating into MNGTSRAAEAAGKVRLIRETLCPEMAVRLKGVDWFAWVTAGGSNEVLLAAETGVAEVVVTPEGAYVITNEIEAQRLADEQLPEGFELRVLPWAYPSQVEVVLRELAHGLPVCSDRPDNGEHELPLPFLNAKRVLTEGEVQRYRSVGLLAAQAMTEVLTQAQPEWTERQLAAAGGRALLSRGLAPALILASGERRGRLYRHPLPTGEPLGRCGMLVFCARGFGLYANLTRFVVFGPMGSEDKNRHQLVREIEARALSLSRPDEQLDEIYRELSYAYAGFGFGDAIREHHQGGITGYLSREVIAGPESREVLQAGMAVAWNPSLAGAKIEDTFLITETGLLNLTIDPVWPSAPVAGLERPLVWQG; encoded by the coding sequence ATGAACGGCACGTCCCGCGCGGCCGAAGCGGCCGGAAAGGTGAGGTTGATCCGGGAGACCTTGTGCCCGGAGATGGCGGTGCGCCTGAAGGGGGTGGACTGGTTCGCCTGGGTCACGGCGGGCGGGTCGAACGAGGTACTGCTCGCCGCGGAAACGGGGGTCGCGGAGGTCGTGGTGACCCCGGAAGGCGCCTATGTCATCACCAACGAGATCGAGGCGCAGCGCCTGGCCGACGAGCAGCTCCCGGAAGGTTTCGAACTGCGGGTCCTCCCCTGGGCCTACCCCTCCCAGGTCGAGGTGGTGCTGCGCGAACTGGCCCACGGCCTGCCGGTCTGCTCCGACCGTCCCGACAACGGGGAGCATGAGCTCCCCCTCCCCTTCCTGAACGCGAAACGGGTGCTCACCGAAGGGGAGGTGCAGCGCTACCGTTCGGTGGGGCTTCTGGCGGCGCAGGCGATGACCGAGGTGCTCACCCAGGCCCAGCCGGAGTGGACGGAACGGCAGCTGGCGGCAGCAGGGGGGAGAGCCCTCCTCTCGCGCGGCCTCGCCCCAGCGCTCATCCTCGCGTCGGGAGAGCGGCGCGGGCGGCTTTACCGCCACCCCCTCCCGACCGGCGAGCCCCTCGGCCGCTGCGGCATGCTGGTCTTTTGCGCCCGGGGCTTCGGCCTTTACGCCAACCTGACCCGTTTCGTCGTCTTCGGCCCCATGGGGAGCGAGGATAAGAATCGGCACCAGCTGGTTCGGGAGATCGAGGCGCGCGCGCTCTCCCTTTCGCGCCCCGACGAGCAACTGGACGAGATCTACCGCGAACTCAGCTACGCCTACGCCGGGTTCGGCTTCGGCGATGCGATCCGTGAACACCACCAGGGTGGGATCACCGGGTACCTCTCCCGGGAGGTCATCGCGGGGCCGGAGAGCCGGGAGGTGCTCCAGGCGGGGATGGCGGTGGCCTGGAACCCGAGCCTTGCCGGCGCGAAGATCGAGGATACCTTCCTCATCACCGAAACAGGGCTCTTGAACCTCACCATCGACCCGGTGTGGCCGAGCGCGCCGGTCGCGGGCCTTGAGCGGCCGCTGGTCTGGCAGGGGTAG
- a CDS encoding glycosyltransferase: MHEAIIVFSHLRWSFVYQRPQQLLARMAERRRVVFFEEPVWDREAAPFLECSTPAPGVLVCRPHTPVRQPGYHDEQFPCLLPLLEQLLREERLERYLAWFYTPMALPLVATLTPRLVVYDCMDELSGFLEAPSELAERERALLARADLVFTGGPSLYQAKRRHHSQVFCFPSSVDAAHFRLACNAGIEHESQLSLPRPRLGYFGVLDERLDLPLLDALALSHPQWQIVMVGPVLKITPQALPRHTNISYYGQQEYAQLPRFLAGWDVCLIPFALNDATRFISPTKTLEYMAAEKPVVSTPITDVAEPYGGIVFIGNGIESFIAGCEQALGLSEQKQRDMVGAMRAVVAATSWDATVRAMEELIAAPSQR; encoded by the coding sequence ATGCACGAAGCGATCATCGTTTTTTCCCACCTGCGCTGGAGTTTCGTGTACCAGCGTCCGCAGCAGCTTCTGGCGCGCATGGCGGAGCGCCGCCGCGTGGTCTTCTTCGAGGAACCGGTATGGGACCGGGAGGCCGCCCCGTTCCTGGAATGCTCCACCCCGGCCCCGGGGGTGCTGGTCTGCCGTCCGCACACACCGGTGCGGCAGCCGGGATACCACGACGAGCAGTTCCCATGCCTGCTGCCGCTTCTGGAACAGCTCCTGCGCGAGGAGCGCCTGGAGCGCTACCTCGCCTGGTTCTACACCCCCATGGCGCTGCCGCTTGTGGCGACCCTCACCCCCCGCCTGGTGGTCTACGACTGCATGGATGAACTGTCGGGGTTCCTCGAGGCGCCGAGCGAACTGGCGGAGCGGGAGCGGGCCCTGCTCGCCCGCGCCGACCTGGTGTTCACCGGCGGCCCGAGCCTTTACCAGGCGAAACGGCGCCACCATTCGCAGGTGTTCTGTTTCCCGAGCAGCGTCGACGCGGCGCATTTCCGCCTGGCGTGCAACGCCGGTATCGAGCATGAAAGCCAGCTCTCCCTGCCGCGGCCCCGCCTTGGTTACTTCGGGGTGCTGGACGAGCGGCTTGACCTCCCGCTGCTTGACGCACTGGCGCTCTCTCACCCGCAGTGGCAGATCGTGATGGTGGGACCGGTTCTGAAGATCACCCCGCAGGCCCTGCCGCGGCACACCAATATCAGCTACTATGGCCAGCAGGAATACGCCCAGCTCCCCCGTTTCCTTGCCGGCTGGGACGTTTGCCTCATCCCCTTCGCGTTGAATGACGCCACCCGCTTCATCAGCCCCACCAAGACCCTCGAATACATGGCAGCAGAGAAGCCCGTGGTGAGCACCCCCATCACCGACGTCGCCGAACCCTACGGCGGCATCGTCTTCATCGGCAACGGCATCGAAAGTTTCATCGCGGGATGCGAGCAGGCCCTGGGGCTGTCCGAGCAAAAGCAGCGGGACATGGTGGGGGCGATGCGTGCGGTGGTCGCCGCCACCTCCTGGGATGCGACGGTCCGGGCCATGGAGGAGTTGATAGCGGCGCCGTCGCAACGGTAG
- a CDS encoding cytochrome b N-terminal domain-containing protein — translation MIEDFLKHLFPRAVLQRNLTLSYTLCLGGLAFTCLMLLGASGGLLLFYYQPTPAAAYPSILLLESSVWGGRYLRSLHRLASHFFLVLIVLHTLRVILTGAYQKPRQFNWLVGCALFLCAVFEGYTGYLLPMDQLALWATQTGMELLHIMPLGGALRAVLVPDGVGGPASLLRFYVLHILMVPGLLLFLSGLHFYRIRRNKGVLPYL, via the coding sequence TTGATCGAGGACTTCCTCAAACATCTTTTTCCGAGGGCGGTGCTGCAAAGGAACCTGACCCTCTCCTATACCCTCTGCCTGGGAGGGTTGGCCTTCACCTGCCTGATGCTGCTGGGGGCTTCGGGGGGGCTGCTCCTCTTCTACTACCAGCCCACTCCGGCCGCAGCCTACCCGTCCATCCTGCTCCTGGAGTCCTCTGTCTGGGGAGGGCGCTACCTGAGAAGCCTGCACCGGCTCGCCAGCCACTTCTTCCTGGTGCTGATCGTGCTGCACACCCTGCGGGTGATCCTCACCGGCGCCTACCAAAAGCCCCGGCAGTTCAACTGGCTGGTCGGCTGCGCGCTGTTTCTTTGCGCCGTCTTCGAGGGGTACACCGGCTACCTTCTCCCCATGGACCAGCTCGCCCTCTGGGCCACCCAGACCGGGATGGAACTGCTGCACATCATGCCGCTTGGTGGCGCGCTGCGCGCCGTGCTGGTGCCGGACGGGGTGGGTGGACCGGCATCGCTGCTCAGGTTCTACGTGCTGCACATCCTGATGGTCCCGGGATTACTCCTCTTTTTGAGCGGGCTTCACTTCTACCGGATCAGGAGGAACAAGGGGGTGCTTCCGTACCTATGA
- the extQ gene encoding selenite/tellurite reduction operon b-type cytochrome membrane protein ExtQ, with translation MKRGYVKSSPHFFRLITIALGLTAVAVMLLAALVPAPLQEQGNLARVPNPVKSAWFLLWIQELVSYSKYLVYPVLALAACFIALPWLSPAAPQQGACWFPRACRGVSWGRLSHVCWCSR, from the coding sequence ATGAAACGAGGCTACGTCAAGAGTTCGCCGCACTTCTTCCGTCTGATAACGATCGCGCTGGGGCTCACCGCCGTCGCCGTCATGCTCCTGGCCGCGCTGGTCCCGGCCCCCCTGCAGGAGCAGGGGAATCTCGCCCGCGTGCCCAACCCGGTCAAGTCCGCCTGGTTCCTGCTCTGGATCCAGGAGCTGGTCAGTTACTCAAAGTACCTCGTCTACCCGGTGCTGGCGCTGGCGGCCTGTTTCATCGCTCTCCCCTGGCTCTCCCCCGCGGCGCCGCAGCAGGGTGCCTGCTGGTTCCCGCGCGCCTGCCGGGGGGTGAGCTGGGGGCGCTTGTCACATGTCTGCTGGTGCTCACGCTGA
- the extS gene encoding selenite/tellurite reduction operon c-type cytochrome lipoprotein ExtS, with translation MAVRFPLLIALATLLAPFSAHAGKVSCLDCHPSHYRALGSCVACHRGDPRSGRIRIAHHDLVQGRFAWFAVPGAASTRRGRDLMETYACRRCHTSAGKGNRLAADLDRLPAGSTAQGIFEAIGAPALLMPQFHFDERQKTELVNAVLAGARETARKGERREGESPQVVHFLDGDAGRDNIFEKRCGACHRVLTRTRGGLGRGSIGPNLSGLLTEFYPKTAAGGTAWSSAALEKWLENPRKIREQTQMRPVPLQPGELAKLLAVFTERAPQ, from the coding sequence TTGGCAGTTCGTTTCCCCCTTCTGATCGCGCTGGCGACCCTCCTCGCGCCCTTCTCTGCACATGCGGGCAAGGTGTCCTGTCTCGACTGTCACCCATCGCACTACCGCGCCCTGGGAAGCTGCGTGGCCTGCCACCGTGGCGATCCCCGTTCCGGCCGGATTCGCATCGCCCATCACGACCTGGTGCAGGGGCGGTTCGCGTGGTTTGCCGTGCCCGGCGCAGCTTCCACGCGGCGGGGACGCGATCTGATGGAGACCTACGCCTGCCGTCGCTGTCACACCTCCGCGGGAAAGGGGAACCGGCTGGCCGCCGACCTCGACCGTCTTCCGGCAGGGAGCACGGCGCAGGGGATCTTCGAGGCGATCGGTGCTCCGGCGCTGTTGATGCCCCAGTTTCATTTCGATGAGCGCCAGAAAACGGAGCTGGTGAACGCGGTCCTTGCGGGGGCGCGGGAAACCGCGCGCAAGGGGGAGCGGCGTGAAGGGGAGTCGCCCCAGGTGGTGCATTTTCTGGATGGGGATGCCGGCCGGGACAACATCTTCGAGAAGCGCTGCGGGGCCTGCCACCGGGTGCTCACCCGCACCCGGGGAGGGCTTGGGCGCGGCAGCATCGGCCCGAACCTTTCCGGGCTGTTGACGGAGTTCTATCCCAAGACCGCGGCAGGGGGGACCGCATGGAGTTCTGCGGCGCTGGAGAAGTGGCTGGAAAATCCGAGGAAAATCCGTGAGCAGACGCAGATGCGTCCGGTACCCCTGCAGCCAGGCGAGTTGGCGAAGCTGCTGGCCGTTTTCACAGAGCGCGCGCCGCAGTAG
- the galK gene encoding galactokinase, whose translation MDETSFQGVFGFPAQAAASAPGRVNLLGEHTDYNDGFVLPIAIPLETRVEVARSRDGLNHYFACELKERAWSEAGGAVPSGFAAYLHGCLALLRVSGYHCDPVCARVTSRVPMGSGLSSSAALEVAFLRALRELFGFDLDDLSLALMAQQAEVRYAGVNCGIMDQMASSLADTTHMLFLDTRSLERKLVPLPRNSELLVLDSGVPRRLGESRYNLRRQECEEAARLLGLASLRDLEDPTELSRLPRDLALRARHVIRENERVLQALVAPHACRFGELMNESHRSLKEDFQVSTPELDLLVSLLQQQVEVFGARLTGAGFGGACVALVRQGSARAVGERVLGLYQEQGQQGTLLVPR comes from the coding sequence ATGGACGAGACAAGCTTCCAGGGGGTCTTTGGTTTTCCGGCGCAGGCCGCAGCTTCCGCACCCGGGCGGGTGAACCTCCTGGGCGAACACACCGACTACAACGACGGCTTCGTCCTCCCCATAGCCATCCCGCTGGAGACCCGGGTGGAGGTGGCCAGAAGCCGCGACGGCCTGAACCACTACTTCGCCTGCGAGCTGAAGGAGCGCGCCTGGTCCGAGGCGGGAGGGGCCGTCCCGAGCGGGTTCGCGGCCTACCTGCACGGCTGTCTCGCCCTGTTGCGGGTATCGGGCTACCACTGCGACCCGGTCTGCGCCCGGGTGACGTCGCGGGTCCCGATGGGGAGCGGGCTCTCCAGCAGCGCCGCCCTCGAGGTCGCCTTCCTGCGCGCCCTGCGCGAGCTGTTCGGCTTCGACCTGGACGACCTCTCCCTGGCCCTGATGGCGCAGCAGGCCGAAGTGCGCTACGCCGGGGTCAACTGCGGCATCATGGACCAGATGGCCTCGAGCCTCGCCGACACCACCCACATGCTCTTTCTGGACACCCGCTCCCTGGAGCGCAAGCTGGTCCCCCTGCCGCGCAACTCCGAGCTCCTGGTCCTGGACAGCGGCGTGCCGCGCCGCCTGGGGGAGAGCAGGTACAATCTGCGCCGGCAGGAGTGCGAGGAGGCCGCGCGCCTTCTGGGACTCGCCTCGCTGCGCGATCTCGAGGACCCCACGGAACTGAGCCGCCTCCCGCGGGACCTGGCGCTCCGGGCCCGGCACGTGATCAGGGAGAACGAGCGGGTGCTTCAGGCCCTCGTGGCGCCTCACGCCTGCCGGTTCGGGGAACTGATGAACGAGTCGCACCGAAGTCTAAAGGAGGACTTCCAGGTCTCCACACCGGAGCTCGATCTCCTGGTTTCCCTGCTGCAGCAGCAGGTGGAGGTGTTCGGGGCGCGGCTGACCGGCGCCGGGTTCGGCGGCGCCTGCGTGGCCCTGGTGCGGCAGGGTTCCGCGCGCGCCGTGGGGGAGCGGGTGCTCGGGCTGTACCAGGAACAGGGACAGCAGGGGACGCTGCTGGTCCCCCGGTAG